The following proteins are encoded in a genomic region of Lachnospiraceae bacterium KM106-2:
- a CDS encoding endo-1,4-beta-xylanase A precursor, producing the protein MKRFVSILCIGALLLTGCSSSSSTESTSSEITLESGQSLLIGKVTAISGNEVTFDIATEKQMSGGNGMPSGKDSSSSDSSDSSDSSSKKSQSDSTSGTNNNSSSNSNSTSQKQSGSNNMQGGMGGGGNSAGNMPSGDMPQGGGNMPGGGGPDMQSSDSGSSSSDSSTKSSKSDQSDSSNSGKTQRRSMVTYETTGESKTLQIPVGTTVTTLLGTKTTFSRIAADNVIKMVTEKNADGKTVVVAVYIVQ; encoded by the coding sequence ATGAAACGTTTTGTATCGATTTTATGTATTGGTGCATTGCTATTAACAGGATGCAGCAGTAGTTCCAGTACAGAAAGTACATCATCAGAGATTACATTAGAATCAGGCCAGTCTCTCCTTATCGGAAAGGTAACGGCGATCAGCGGAAATGAAGTAACGTTTGATATTGCAACAGAAAAGCAGATGAGTGGTGGAAATGGAATGCCGTCTGGCAAGGATTCTTCTTCGTCAGACAGCAGTGACAGTTCCGATTCCTCATCGAAAAAAAGTCAGTCTGATTCAACATCAGGAACAAATAATAATAGTAGTAGTAATAGCAATAGTACGAGTCAAAAGCAATCCGGTTCTAATAACATGCAAGGAGGCATGGGAGGCGGAGGAAATTCCGCTGGAAATATGCCAAGCGGTGATATGCCACAAGGCGGAGGGAATATGCCAGGTGGCGGGGGACCTGATATGCAGTCTTCCGACAGCGGATCTTCCAGCTCTGACTCTAGTACAAAATCTAGTAAATCTGATCAGTCAGATAGTAGTAATTCCGGTAAGACACAAAGAAGGAGCATGGTAACTTATGAAACAACGGGAGAGAGTAAAACACTTCAGATTCCTGTTGGAACAACGGTTACAACATTATTAGGAACTAAGACGACCTTCTCTAGAATTGCTGCTGATAACGTGATCAAAATGGTAACAGAAAAAAATGCGGACGGTAAGACTGTAGTAGTTGCCGTATATATTGTCCAGTAA
- a CDS encoding ABC transporter, ATP-binding protein, which yields MEHVISMKNICKGYQMGEERLEILKGIDFTVEKGEFVAILGPSGSGKSTFMNMIGCMDRMDSGEYFLNDIPIHQTKDKKLNVIRNKEIGFIFQKYHLIPTYTVLQNIVMPLLARGETMEVATKECEETINLLGLEKRLHHKPSELSGGQQQRVAIARALCGKPAILLADEPTGALDQNTGKEVLALFEKLHKLGNTIIMITHDLKVAQHAKRIIHIVDGELYQHVEEEQAM from the coding sequence ATGGAACATGTCATTTCAATGAAGAACATTTGTAAAGGATATCAGATGGGCGAGGAGCGCCTTGAGATTCTAAAGGGAATCGATTTTACCGTTGAAAAAGGTGAATTTGTAGCAATTCTTGGTCCATCCGGTTCTGGTAAATCTACCTTTATGAACATGATCGGTTGTATGGACCGAATGGATAGCGGTGAATATTTCTTAAATGATATTCCAATTCATCAGACAAAGGATAAAAAGTTGAATGTGATTCGAAATAAAGAGATCGGATTTATCTTTCAAAAATATCATCTTATCCCAACCTATACGGTACTACAAAATATTGTGATGCCTTTATTGGCTCGTGGTGAGACGATGGAAGTTGCAACGAAAGAATGTGAGGAGACGATCAATCTTCTTGGATTAGAAAAGAGACTTCATCATAAACCATCTGAATTATCCGGTGGACAGCAGCAGAGAGTTGCCATTGCAAGAGCGTTATGTGGAAAGCCTGCGATCCTGCTTGCGGATGAACCGACGGGAGCCTTAGATCAGAATACAGGTAAAGAGGTACTTGCTCTATTTGAAAAGCTACACAAGCTGGGCAACACGATCATTATGATCACCCATGATCTAAAAGTAGCACAGCATGCGAAACGAATCATTCATATTGTTGATGGAGAGTTATATCAGCATGTGGAAGAAGAGCAGGCCATGTAG
- a CDS encoding cell division transporter, ATP-binding protein FtsE, whose translation MSIIEFKDVIKEYGIGEGKQIAVNHVNFSIEEGEFVVILGQSGAGKSTVLNMLGGMDVPTVGQVIIDGMEVSAMNDKQLSNYRANTIGFIFQFYNLLPSLTAYENIALIKNIAKRAKDPMELLTAVGLADHKDKFPSQMSGGEQQRISIARALAKNPKIILGDEPTGALDSETGVIVLKLLQKVCKEDKRTVILVTHNADIAQCADKVIRMKNGKIREIRRNDHPLTVEEVEW comes from the coding sequence ATGAGTATAATCGAATTTAAGGATGTTATAAAAGAATATGGAATTGGAGAAGGAAAACAGATTGCAGTCAATCATGTTAATTTTTCAATTGAAGAGGGAGAATTCGTTGTAATATTAGGGCAATCAGGTGCCGGAAAATCTACGGTGTTGAATATGCTTGGCGGCATGGACGTTCCAACGGTTGGTCAAGTCATTATAGATGGCATGGAAGTATCGGCGATGAATGATAAACAGTTATCGAATTATCGAGCAAACACAATCGGCTTTATCTTTCAATTTTATAATCTTTTACCAAGTCTTACCGCTTATGAGAATATAGCTCTAATAAAGAACATCGCAAAACGGGCAAAAGATCCAATGGAATTATTGACAGCAGTTGGTTTAGCTGATCATAAAGATAAGTTCCCTTCACAGATGTCTGGTGGTGAGCAGCAGCGAATCTCGATCGCAAGAGCGCTGGCCAAGAATCCTAAGATCATATTAGGAGATGAGCCTACTGGAGCTTTGGACTCTGAAACGGGTGTCATTGTCCTGAAATTGCTGCAAAAAGTGTGCAAAGAGGATAAGCGTACTGTAATTCTTGTAACACATAATGCAGATATTGCACAGTGTGCAGATAAAGTGATCCGAATGAAAAATGGAAAGATACGAGAAATCCGACGTAACGATCATCCTCTTACTGTAGAGGAGGTTGAGTGGTAA
- a CDS encoding ABC transporter, permease protein: MLGRKMLRDIKHNFGQFFSIFLLSFLAVSLFTIFKSSDIGAFHARNAFHNKTNLADGWIYGEKFTKESLKKVQKIPEVKEAQLRTRLSGSSMNQNQAQIDLFLEDENEIIKPYIIEGKEFDPNDTEHLWISEKFAKEWNLAVGDSFSMTYNGVAIKKKIGGLIASPEYEYMCADTDLETDYKNIGYVYLSYRGFPIREYVKHMIETGKLNQPGMTKKTLLEQLSKMSSKELFTYLPYTQILITTDRSNVLSLEKEIAKALNKKYAVFMDQKSVTGIKVFTDELNQHEQFAIVFAAIFVLIALLVIMTTMNRMVANQRIQIGTLNALGMKNGKIIRHYMSYSFLVSLLGSALGLLVGPLWWGQAFTNLFATMYVLPGWKPSYDSSFYLVALLVILCCTMASFLSCRRLLKVRPSDCLRPAQPKMGKTCIFEKLPFWRRLGFNTQYDLRDITRARLRAFMCVFGTACGMMIVTCALACNTTVDNVYDWSFSKLQNYDYDVQFSKDITLDKADSLARRYDGELVMTKGIEVATKANVLATDKYTTSFVVTEGKGKYGVTDVEQKIVEIPENTVAISSKLAQKLKVQVGDVIYWHIVNKNTWQKSEIGLISRNPTFSGLTMLRKDYETKERIFEPTTLYTDRNVEGLKNKDYVTAVHNKTDLLKAFQSTMEIMNVLIAVFLVFAVILIVVVLYNSGNLSFHERIKEFATLKVLGFQSSQIRKILSIQNLWLSMIGVIIGAPFAKLMLQYMFDSNGDSFDFQAVVSIADYVKAGIFVLFVSVCVSFLFSKRIKRLDMVEVLKGME; encoded by the coding sequence ATGCTGGGAAGAAAAATGCTAAGAGATATAAAACATAATTTTGGACAGTTCTTTTCAATCTTTCTTTTATCATTTTTAGCGGTTTCTCTCTTTACCATATTTAAGTCTAGTGATATCGGTGCATTTCATGCTAGAAATGCTTTCCATAACAAGACCAATCTTGCAGATGGCTGGATTTATGGAGAGAAGTTTACGAAAGAATCCTTAAAGAAAGTACAAAAGATTCCAGAGGTAAAAGAAGCTCAGCTTCGAACCCGGTTATCGGGATCCTCAATGAATCAGAATCAAGCACAGATTGATCTATTTTTAGAAGATGAAAATGAGATTATAAAACCATATATTATCGAAGGAAAAGAATTTGATCCAAATGATACCGAACATCTTTGGATATCTGAGAAGTTTGCAAAAGAGTGGAATCTTGCAGTCGGCGATTCATTTTCCATGACCTATAATGGAGTTGCCATCAAGAAAAAGATTGGCGGATTAATTGCAAGTCCAGAGTATGAATATATGTGTGCTGATACCGATTTAGAAACTGATTATAAAAATATCGGATATGTCTATCTGTCATATCGCGGATTCCCCATACGAGAATATGTGAAACATATGATCGAGACAGGAAAGCTAAATCAGCCAGGGATGACAAAGAAAACACTATTAGAGCAATTATCTAAGATGTCATCAAAAGAACTATTTACATATTTGCCGTATACGCAGATCTTGATCACAACAGATCGATCCAATGTATTATCTTTGGAAAAAGAGATCGCAAAGGCACTGAACAAAAAATATGCTGTATTTATGGACCAGAAATCAGTTACAGGTATTAAGGTATTTACAGATGAATTAAACCAGCATGAACAATTCGCGATCGTATTTGCAGCTATCTTTGTATTAATTGCATTACTTGTGATTATGACAACAATGAATAGAATGGTAGCCAATCAGCGAATTCAGATCGGTACGTTAAATGCACTTGGAATGAAAAATGGAAAGATTATTCGTCACTACATGAGCTATAGTTTCCTTGTTTCTTTATTAGGTTCTGCGTTAGGATTATTGGTTGGACCATTGTGGTGGGGGCAGGCGTTTACGAATCTGTTTGCGACCATGTATGTGTTACCAGGATGGAAACCAAGTTATGATAGCTCATTCTATCTAGTCGCTCTTCTCGTCATACTATGCTGTACGATGGCATCCTTCTTAAGTTGTCGAAGACTATTAAAGGTAAGACCTTCAGACTGTTTACGACCAGCGCAACCGAAAATGGGAAAAACGTGTATTTTTGAGAAGCTGCCTTTCTGGCGTAGACTTGGATTCAATACCCAATATGATCTCAGAGATATCACGAGAGCAAGACTTCGTGCTTTTATGTGCGTCTTTGGAACGGCATGTGGAATGATGATCGTAACATGTGCGTTAGCATGTAATACCACGGTTGACAATGTCTATGATTGGAGTTTCTCAAAATTACAGAATTATGATTATGATGTGCAGTTTTCAAAGGATATAACTTTAGATAAGGCAGATTCCCTTGCAAGACGTTATGACGGAGAACTTGTAATGACGAAAGGCATTGAAGTTGCTACAAAAGCGAATGTTCTTGCAACAGATAAATATACGACTAGTTTTGTAGTAACGGAAGGAAAAGGAAAGTATGGAGTTACCGACGTAGAACAGAAGATTGTAGAGATACCAGAGAATACGGTTGCAATTTCGTCTAAGTTAGCCCAAAAACTTAAGGTTCAGGTAGGTGATGTTATCTACTGGCATATTGTAAACAAAAATACCTGGCAGAAATCAGAAATCGGTCTGATCAGCAGAAATCCGACATTTTCAGGGCTTACTATGTTAAGAAAGGATTATGAGACGAAAGAACGTATATTTGAACCAACCACTCTTTACACAGACCGGAATGTAGAAGGATTAAAGAATAAGGACTACGTTACAGCAGTACATAACAAAACGGATTTACTGAAGGCATTTCAATCAACTATGGAGATCATGAATGTACTGATTGCCGTATTCCTTGTATTTGCGGTCATTTTAATCGTAGTTGTGTTGTATAACTCAGGAAATCTATCCTTCCATGAGAGAATTAAGGAATTCGCAACCCTAAAAGTACTTGGTTTTCAAAGTAGTCAAATTCGTAAAATACTCTCGATTCAGAATCTGTGGCTGTCAATGATCGGAGTCATAATAGGCGCACCATTTGCTAAATTGATGCTACAATATATGTTTGATAGTAATGGAGATAGCTTTGATTTTCAGGCAGTAGTATCGATCGCGGATTATGTGAAAGCTGGAATATTTGTTTTATTCGTTTCTGTTTGTGTAAGCTTCCTGTTTTCAAAGAGAATTAAAAGGCTAGATATGGTAGAAGTATTAAAGGGGATGGAATAA
- a CDS encoding SOS-response repressor and protease LexA, whose amino-acid sequence MSNGKITAKQKEILDYIKSEIISRGYPPAVREICEAVHLKSTSSVHSHLETLEKNGYIRRDPTKPRAIEIIDDEFNLSRREIVNVPVVGTVTAGQPILAVENIEGYFPLLAEDVPNQELFMLKVKGESMINAGIFNQDKILVQRQQNADNGDIVVAMIDDSVTVKRFFKEQDHIRLQPENDTMDPIIVPTCDILGKVVGLYRRLH is encoded by the coding sequence ATGAGTAATGGTAAAATTACAGCAAAGCAAAAAGAGATTTTAGATTACATAAAATCTGAAATCATTAGTCGCGGTTATCCACCAGCTGTTCGTGAAATTTGTGAAGCCGTGCATTTGAAATCAACTAGTTCTGTGCATTCCCATTTAGAGACATTAGAGAAGAATGGATATATCAGAAGAGACCCAACGAAACCAAGAGCCATCGAAATCATTGATGATGAGTTCAATCTATCAAGACGTGAGATCGTGAATGTACCTGTTGTAGGAACGGTAACAGCAGGACAGCCTATATTAGCAGTTGAGAATATTGAAGGCTACTTCCCTCTTTTAGCAGAAGATGTTCCAAATCAAGAATTATTCATGCTAAAAGTAAAAGGTGAAAGTATGATCAATGCTGGTATCTTTAATCAAGATAAGATATTAGTACAACGTCAGCAAAATGCAGACAACGGTGATATCGTTGTCGCCATGATCGATGATAGTGTAACGGTAAAACGTTTCTTTAAAGAGCAAGATCACATTCGCCTTCAACCAGAGAATGACACAATGGATCCTATTATAGTTCCAACTTGTGATATTCTTGGTAAGGTAGTCGGCTTATATCGAAGACTTCACTAA
- a CDS encoding DNA-3-methyladenine glycosylase produces MGKCAWCLDGGIMEQYHDNEWGNILHDDQKHFEYLLMEVMQCGLNWNMMLKKREIFRECFAAFDYDQIAKFTEDDIVRILATEGMIKSRRKIQAIINNTNCFLKIRSEYGSFDQYLWSFSGNQTFVYRRHQEGYGEDKNELSDRISKDMKKRGFKYLGSITIYSHLQACGMINDHSYDCFKYDELIKQGNIKYF; encoded by the coding sequence ATGGGAAAGTGTGCTTGGTGTCTTGATGGTGGAATTATGGAACAGTATCATGATAATGAATGGGGTAATATTCTACATGATGATCAGAAGCATTTTGAATATTTATTGATGGAAGTGATGCAATGTGGACTTAACTGGAACATGATGTTAAAGAAGCGGGAAATTTTTCGGGAGTGTTTTGCAGCATTCGATTATGATCAGATTGCAAAATTTACGGAAGATGATATCGTAAGGATACTGGCAACTGAGGGCATGATCAAATCTAGAAGAAAGATTCAGGCAATTATCAATAATACTAACTGCTTTTTGAAGATCCGGTCAGAGTATGGTAGTTTCGATCAGTATCTGTGGTCGTTTTCTGGTAACCAGACTTTTGTCTATCGAAGACATCAAGAAGGATATGGAGAAGATAAAAATGAGTTATCGGATCGTATTAGTAAAGATATGAAAAAGAGAGGATTTAAGTATTTAGGTTCAATTACGATCTATTCCCATTTACAGGCATGTGGAATGATCAATGATCATTCATATGATTGTTTTAAATATGATGAACTAATAAAGCAGGGCAATATAAAGTATTTTTAA
- a CDS encoding probable oxalocrotonate tautomerase, with the protein MSYITVESGMLTDDQKEQLIKEITEVSSKIMKIPPEFFMTTIKELPDSSIGIGGMTIDKVKKQYSKR; encoded by the coding sequence ATGTCCTATATTACAGTTGAATCAGGGATGTTAACAGATGATCAGAAGGAACAATTGATCAAAGAGATTACGGAAGTGTCTTCTAAAATTATGAAGATTCCACCTGAATTTTTTATGACTACAATTAAGGAGTTACCAGACAGCAGTATCGGAATTGGTGGCATGACAATAGATAAGGTAAAAAAACAGTACAGTAAAAGATAA
- a CDS encoding HAD-superfamily hydrolase, subfamily IA — translation MIKAVIFDMYETLITLFDSPIYFGTQIAEDMGIDVDVFRKDWDAMEQERSIGKVTLLQALEMIMHKNECYSETLLNQVITKRIATKKESFHHLHPEIIPMLIQLKNRGQKIGLISNCFSEEAMVIRESILYPYFDATFLSFEQGIQKPDKEIFRRCFTQLEVSPQECLYIGDGGSFELETAKELGMKALQAAWYLKEGTTQPAQLKSDFIHLYTPSDVLDYI, via the coding sequence ATGATTAAAGCGGTAATATTTGATATGTATGAAACATTGATTACATTATTTGATAGTCCCATATATTTTGGAACACAGATTGCGGAAGATATGGGGATTGATGTAGATGTTTTCCGAAAAGACTGGGATGCGATGGAACAAGAGCGCTCAATTGGAAAGGTAACGCTTTTACAGGCTCTTGAAATGATCATGCATAAGAATGAATGTTATTCCGAGACACTTTTAAATCAAGTTATCACAAAAAGGATAGCAACAAAGAAAGAGAGCTTTCATCATCTACATCCTGAGATTATTCCAATGCTGATACAATTAAAGAATAGAGGACAGAAGATAGGGTTAATCAGTAACTGCTTTTCCGAAGAGGCAATGGTAATCAGGGAAAGTATTTTGTATCCTTATTTTGATGCAACGTTTTTATCTTTTGAGCAGGGAATTCAAAAACCGGATAAAGAGATATTTAGACGTTGTTTCACCCAGTTGGAAGTATCGCCACAGGAATGCTTATATATTGGAGATGGCGGTAGTTTTGAATTAGAAACGGCAAAGGAGCTTGGCATGAAGGCTTTGCAGGCGGCTTGGTATTTGAAAGAAGGTACGACACAGCCAGCGCAACTGAAATCAGATTTTATACATCTTTATACACCAAGTGATGTATTAGATTATATTTAA